A genome region from Ficedula albicollis isolate OC2 chromosome 23, FicAlb1.5, whole genome shotgun sequence includes the following:
- the LOC101811542 gene encoding xylan 1,4-beta-xylosidase-like — MLCRFREPGRAMPCGSRGQSPAVLRGALPAAALGLRVLMLSAALGAGAVRAQPPPLPFWDPSLPWHRRLDDLLGRLSPAELVLQVARGGAMGNGPAPPIPRLGIAPYNWNTECLRGDGEAPGWATAFPQALGLAAAFSPELIYRVANATATEVRAKHNSFAAAGRYSDHTGLSCFSPVLNIMRHPLWGRNQETYGEDPFLSGELARSFVQGLQGQHPRYVKASAGCKHFSVHGGPENIPVSRLSFDAKVLERDWRMTFLPQFQACVRAGSYSFMCSYNRINGVPACANKKLLTDILRGEWGFDGYVVSDEGAVELIMLGHHYTHSFLETAIASVNAGCNLELSYGMRNNVFMRIPQALAMGNITLQMLRDRVRPLFYTRMRLGEFDPPAMNPYSSLDLSVVQSPEHRNLSLEAAVKSFVLLKNVRGTLPLRARDLSSQRLAVVGPFADNPRVLFGDYAPVPEPQYIYTPRRGLEMLGANVSFTAGCSDPQCWLYSRTELMKVVGAADVVLVCLGTGVDVETEAKDRSNLSLPGHQLELLQDAVQAAAGRPVILLLFNAGPLDVSWAQAHDSVGAILACFFPAQATGLAIARVLLGEAGASPAGRLPATWPASMHQVPPMENYTMEGRTYRYYGQEAPLYPFGYGLSYTTFRYRDLVLSPPVLPVCANLSVSVVLENTGLRDSEEVVQLYLRWEQSSVPVPRWQLVAFRRVAVLAGREAKLSFQVLAEQRAVWVQDWHLEPGTFTLFAGGQQPGQKTRAPSEVLSARFSVTGTARPLRGC, encoded by the exons ATGCTGTGCAGATTCCGGGAGCCTGGCCGGGCCATGCCGTGCGGATCGCGGGGGCAGAGCCCTGCCGTGCTGCGAGGGGCTCTCCCAGCAGCGGCGCTGGGGCTGCGGGTCCTGATGCTGAGCGCGGCGCTGGGCGCGGGGGCGGTCCGGGCTCAGCCGCCCCCCTTGCCTTTCTGGGACCCCTCACTGCCCTGGCACCGCCGCCTCGACGACCTGCTGGGCCGTCTGAGCCCCGCcgagctggtgctgcag GTGGCGAGGGGGGGAGCGATGGGGAACGGTCCCGCGCCCCCCATCCCGCGGTTGGGCATCGCGCCCTACAACTGGAACACAGAGTGTCTGCGGGGGGACGGCGAGGCACCCGGATGGGCCACGGCTTTCCCGCAGGCGTTGGGGCTTGCCGCCGCCTTTAG ccccgaGCTGATCTACCGTGTGGCCAACGCCACGGCCACCGAGGTGAGAGCAAAGCAcaacagctttgctgctgctggccgCTACAGTGACCACACCGGGCTCAGCTGCTTCAGCCCTGTCCTGAACATCATGAGGCACCCACTGTGGGGGAGGAACCAG GAGACCTATGGGGAGGACCCCTTCCTGAGTGGGGAGCTGGCCCGCAGCTttgtgcaggggctgcagggccagcaccCCCGTTATGTCAAGGCCAGCGCTGGCTGCAAACACTTCAGTGTGCATGGAGGCCCTGAGAACATCCCCGTCTCGAGGCTAAGCTTCGATGCCAAg GTGCTGGAGCGGGACTGGCGCATGACCTTCCTGCCCCAGTTCCAGGCCTGTGTGCGTGCTGGCTCCTACAGCTTCATGTGCAGCTACAACAG GATCAACGGCGTTCCCGCCTGCGCCAACAAGAAGCTGCTGACGGACATCCTGCGTGGCGAGTGGGGGTTTGATGGCTACGTGGTGAGCGACGAGGGAGCTGTGGAGCTCATCATGCTGGGGCACCACTACACACACAGCTTCCTGGAGACGGCCATTG CCTCGGTGAATGCTGGCTGCAACCTGGAGCTGTCCTATGGCATGAGGAACAACGTCTTCATGCGCATCCCTCAGGCTCTGGCCATGGGCAACATCACACTGCAG ATGCTGCGTGACCGAGTCCGGCCCCTCTTCTACACAAGGATGCGGCTGGGGGAGTTTGACCCCCCAGCCATGAACCCCTACAGCTCCCTGGACCTGAGTGTGGTGCAGAGCCCCGAGCACCGCAACCTGTCACTGGAAGCTGCTGTCAagagctttgtgctgctgaagaaTGTGCGGGGGACACTGCCCTTGCGGGCCCGGGACCTGTCCAGCCAGCGCCTCGCG GTTGTGGGTCCCTTTGCTGACAATCCCCGGGTATTGTTTGGGGACTATGCACCAGTGCCAGAGCCTCAGTACATCTACACTCCCCG gagggggctggagatgctgggagcCAATGTCAGCTTCACAGCGGGCTGCAGCGATCCACAGTGCTGGCTGTACTCACGGACAGAGCTGATGAAGGTGGTGGGGGCAGCTGATGTGGTGCTGGTCTGCCTGGGGACAG GGGTAGATGTGGAGACAGAGGCAAAAGACCGGAGTAACCTGTCCCTGCCGGGGCACcaactggagctgctgcaggatgctgtgcaGGCGG CCGCTGGGCGTCCTGtcattctgctgctgttcaACGCGGGGCCCCTGGATgtgagctgggcacag GCACACGACAGTGTGGGGGCCATCCTGGCCTGCTTCTTCCCTGCCCAGGCCACCGGCTTGGCCATTGCCAGGGTCCTGCTGGGCGAGGCAggggccagcccagctggcCGGCTGCCGGCCACTTGGCCTGCAAGCATGCACCAG GTGCCGCCGATGGAGAACTACACCATGGAGGGACGGACATACCGGTACTATGGGCAGGAGGCCCCGCTCTACCCTTTTGGGTACGGGCTGTCCTACACCACCTTCCGCTATCGGGACCTGGTGCTGAGccccccagtgctgcctgtcTGTGCCAACCTCTCTGTGTCTGTGGTGCTGGAGAACACGGGGCTGCGGGACAGCGAGGAG gtGGTGCAGCTGTACCTGCGCTGGGAGCAGTCATCCGTGCCGGTGCCCCGCTGGCAGCTGGTGGCTTTCCGCcgtgtggctgtgctggccgGCCGGGAGGCCAAGCTGTCCTTCCAGGTGCTGGCCGAGCAGCGCGCAGTCTGGGTGCAGGACTGGCACCTGGAGCCCGGCACCTTCACCCTCTTTGctggtgggcagcagccaggacagaagACACGAGCGCCGTCGGAGGTGCTGAGTGCACGGTTCAGTGTCACTGGCACGGCCCGGCCCTTACGTGGCTGTTAG